One segment of Eschrichtius robustus isolate mEscRob2 chromosome 3, mEscRob2.pri, whole genome shotgun sequence DNA contains the following:
- the FUCA1 gene encoding tissue alpha-L-fucosidase produces MKSRVVGAELLLLLLLLQLQLHLLLVLGAVRAPRCTHPARCTDPPRRYTADWPSLDSRPLPAWFDEAKFGVFVHWGVFSVPAWGSEWFWWHWKGEKLPQYESFMNENYPPNFTYGDFGPRFTARFFHPDSWANLFEAAGAKYVVLTTKHHEGFTNWPSPVSWNWNSKDLGPHRDLVGELGTAIRNRNIRYGLYHSLLEWFHPLYLRDKKNGFKTQHFVHAKTMPELYDLVSRYKPDLIWSDGEWECPDTYWNSTNFLAWLYNDSPVKDVVVVNDRWGQNCSCRHGGYYNCQDKFKPETLPDHKWEMCTSIDKLSWGYRRDMAMADITSESRIISELIQTVSLGGNYLLNIGPTKDGLIVPIFQERLLAVGKWLSINGEAIYASKPWRVQSEKNTTSVWYTSKGSAVYAIFLHWPEDGILSLKSPITTSTTEVTMLGIEKHLKWSPNPGKGLLVYLPQLPPSALPTEFAWTVKLTGVE; encoded by the exons ATGAAGTCGCGGGTGGTGGGCGCCGAgctattgctgctgctgctactgctgcagCTGCAGCTGCATCTGCTGCTGGTGCTCGGCGCGGTGCGGGCTCCGCGCTGCACCCACCCTGCGCGCTGCACCGACCCTCCGCGCCGCTACACCGCGGACTGGCCGAGTCTGGACTCCCGGCCGCTGCCGGCCTGGTTCGACGAGGCCAAATTCGGAGTGTTTGTGCACTGGGGCGTGTTTTCGGTGCCGGCCTGGGGCAGTGAGTGGTTCTGGTGGCACTGGAAGGGCGAAAAGCTGCCACAGTACGAGAGTTTCATGAATGAGAACTACCCGCCCAATTTCACCTATGGCGACTTCGGGCCAAGATTCACTGCGCGCTTCTTCCACCCGGACAGCTGGGCCAACCTGTTCGAGGCCGCCGGGGCCAA GTATGTAGTCCTGACAACAAAGCATCACGAAGGCTTCACAAACTGGCCAAGTCCTGTGTCTTGGAACTGGAACTCTAAGGATCTGGGGCCCCATCGTGATTTGGTTGGTGAGTTGGGAACAGCCATCCGAAATAG GAACATACGCTATGGACTCTATCACTCACTCTTAGAATGGTTCCATCCTCTCTACCTACGTGATAAGAAAAATGGCTTCAAAACACAGCATTTTGTCCATGCAAAAACAATGCCAGAGCTATATGACCTCGTTAGCag GTACAAACCTGACCTGATTTGGTCTGATGGAGAGTGGGAATGTCCTGATACTTATTGGAACTCGACAAATTTTCTTGCTTGGCTCTACAATGATAGCCCAGTTAAG GATGTTGTTGTAGTAAATGACCGATGGGGTCAGAACTGTTCCTGTCGCCATGGAGGATACTACAACTGTCAAGATAAATTCAAGCCAGAGACCTTGCCAGATCACAAGTGGGAGATGTGCACCTCAATAGACAAGCTGTCCTGGGGCTATCGTCGCGACATGGCAATGGCTGACATCACAAGTGAATCTCGAATCATTTCG GAACTGATTCAGACAGTAAGTTTGGGAGGCAACTATCTTCTCAACATTGGACCAACTAAAGATGGACTGATTGTTCCCATCTTCCAAGAAAGGCTTCTTGCTGTTGGGAAGTGGCTGAGCATCAATGGGGAGGCTATCTATGCCTCCAAACCATGGAGGGTACAATCTGAAAAAAACACGACCTCTGTGTG gTATACCTCAAAAGGATCAGCTGTTTATGCCATTTTCCTGCACTGGCCAGAAGATGGAATCTTAAGCCTTAAATCCCCTATAACTACTTCGACTACAGAG GTAACAATGCTGGGAATCGAAAAGCATCTGAAGTGGTCCCCAAATCCAGGTAAAGGTCTCCTCGTGTACCTGCCCCAGTTACCACCCTCTGCTCTTCCGACTGAGTTTGCTTGGACTGTAAAGCTGACAGGAGTGGAGTGA